A portion of the Besnoitia besnoiti strain Bb-Ger1 chromosome Unknown contig00097, whole genome shotgun sequence genome contains these proteins:
- a CDS encoding cytochrome b (encoded by transcript BESB_086110) encodes MYVYSGTPVFYRCALNLNSSYNFGFLVAITFVLQIITGITLAFRYTSEASCAFASVQHLVREVAAGWEFRMLHATTASFVFLCILIHMSRGMYNSSYSYLTTAWMSGLVLYLLTIATAFLGYVLPWGQMSFWGATVITNLLSPIPYLVPWLLGGYYVSDVTLKRFFVLHFILPFVGCILIVLHIFYLHLNGSSNPAGIDSALKVAFYPHMLMTDAKCLSYLIGLIFLQTAFGLIELSHPDNSIPVNRFVTPLHIVPEWYFLAYYAVLKVIPSKTGGLLVFMSSLINLALLSEIRALNTRMLIRQHFMTRNVVSGWVIIWVYSMIFLIIIGSAIPQATYILYGRLATIVYLTTGLVLCLY; translated from the exons atgtatg tctattcgGGCACACCtgtcttttatcggtgtgctctcaatctaaattcatcttataactttggtttcttagttgcaattacctttgtactccaaataattacaggtatcactttagcgttccgatatacttctgaagcatcttgtgcatttgctagtgttcaacatctagttagagaggtagcagcaggatgggaatttaggatgttgcatgcaacaactgcttctttcgtcttcttgtgtatcttaatacacatgtctcgaggtatgtataactccagctatagttatttaactactgcttggatgtctggtttagttttatatctacttactatagccactgctttcctcggttatgtactaccatggggacagatgagtttctggggtgctacagtcattactaatctcctttctccaataccatatttagtaccttggttactcggtggatactatgtatctgatgtaacattaaaacgattctttgtattgcactttatattaccttttgtaggttgcattctaattgtattacacatcttctatttacatttaaatggttctagtaaccctgcaggtattgattccgcacttaaagtagccttctatcctcatatgttaatgaccgatgctaaatgtctatcctatctaattggtttaattttcttacaaacggcttttggtttgattgaattatcgcacccagataactccataccagtgaaccggtttgtaactccgcttcatatcgtacctgaatggtactttttagcatattatgcggtgttaaaagtaatcccatccaaaaccggtggtttgttagtatttatgtcctctctcattaacttagctcttttatctgaaattcgagctttgaatactcgaatgttgatacgacaacattttatgactcgaaatgtagtcagtggatgggtaattatttgggtatacagtatgatcttcttgattattattggtagtgctattccacaagcgacttatatcttatatggtagattagctactatcgtatatcttactaccggattggttctatgcttatactaa